In the genome of Segatella copri, one region contains:
- a CDS encoding SusC/RagA family TonB-linked outer membrane protein, whose translation MKSNKKTIYSALTVVTALLAQLPATAQETADSAMVNVAFKKAQKSDVLGGVSTVDVRELTEKNYNTYSLDNMQGYVSGYNGNGMWGYSNALVLIDGVPREASNVTPAEIESISFLKGAQASVLYGSRAANGVIMITTKRGRVSDGLKVKVNANTGWNVAKAYPEYLGSAEYMSLYNEAFLNDGGNPNNLPYSPESIYNYASGQNPYRYPSVDFYSSDYIKKAFNRSEVSAEIEGGNQRARFYANISYNRAGDNLNFGEAKNDYTDRFNVRGNVDIELSKTISAYVNANATYYSSKSANNSYKYWELARTFRPNRVAPLIPVDMIDPNAKSALTMIGATSNLIDGKYFLGGTNLDQSNVFGDIYASGTNVYHSRQFQFDVGLNFDLSSVLKGLSFHTMVAIDYATLYTTSFNNTYATFQPTWANYNGKDVIVGLNNNGTVDKKSGVQNISGSADNQTIAFNAHFDYDRTFNDVHNVSAMLVANGYQQTKSGEYHKTSNANMGLQLSYNYDHKYYADFALATPWSAKLPSAKRLGLSPSATLGWRLSKEKFMENSFFDDLTLSASYTDMKTDLGIDNYYMYLGTYQNGGWWDWNGGSGHPAVQAKRGGNDDFNYLHRKEFSVNLHAEVLDKSLSFDASYFLSKLTNGIIQARNQMPSYLFSYYPESSFVPYMNYNEDKRTGFDLGVNYKKQIGEFGVGVGANLTYYTTKATKRDDSQYADAYQYRQGQPLDAIWGYECEGFFKDDDDIANSPKQIIGGTIRPGDLKYKDQNGDNVIDSKDQVYLGKGGWYGTPTTLGINVTLKYKNFTLFLLGTGNFGAKAVKNSTYYWVGGDAKYTAEMRGRWTPETAATATYPRLTTEAGTNNYQTSDFWMYSTDRFDLQKVQLTYDFPKSMFMKSFVRGLQLFVNGNSLLTIAKERKILEMNVNNSGAAPLNRFYSIGAKVSF comes from the coding sequence ATGAAAAGTAATAAGAAAACAATATACTCTGCCTTGACAGTAGTGACGGCTCTACTTGCCCAGTTGCCAGCAACTGCACAGGAGACTGCTGACAGCGCAATGGTCAACGTAGCCTTTAAGAAGGCTCAGAAGAGTGACGTGCTTGGTGGTGTCAGCACCGTCGATGTCAGAGAATTGACAGAGAAAAACTATAATACCTATAGCCTTGACAATATGCAAGGCTATGTGTCAGGTTACAATGGCAACGGCATGTGGGGATATTCTAACGCACTTGTCCTCATTGATGGTGTGCCACGTGAGGCAAGCAACGTAACCCCTGCCGAGATAGAGAGCATCTCTTTCCTCAAGGGTGCACAGGCTTCTGTGCTTTATGGCAGCCGTGCTGCCAATGGTGTAATCATGATTACCACCAAGCGTGGTCGAGTAAGCGATGGCTTGAAGGTAAAGGTGAATGCCAATACGGGTTGGAATGTGGCTAAGGCTTATCCTGAGTATCTCGGTTCTGCCGAGTACATGAGCCTTTACAACGAGGCTTTCCTCAACGATGGAGGTAATCCAAACAACTTGCCATACAGCCCAGAGAGCATCTATAATTATGCTTCTGGTCAGAACCCTTATCGCTACCCTAGCGTAGATTTCTATTCTTCTGATTATATCAAGAAGGCTTTCAATCGCTCTGAGGTGTCTGCAGAGATAGAAGGTGGTAACCAGCGTGCGCGCTTCTATGCCAATATCAGTTATAACCGTGCAGGCGACAACTTGAACTTTGGTGAGGCTAAGAATGACTATACCGATCGCTTTAACGTGAGAGGTAACGTGGACATCGAGTTGAGCAAAACCATCAGTGCATACGTCAATGCCAATGCTACCTATTATAGCTCTAAGTCTGCCAACAATAGTTATAAGTATTGGGAGTTGGCTCGTACCTTCCGTCCTAACCGTGTGGCTCCGCTGATTCCTGTCGATATGATAGATCCGAATGCCAAGTCTGCCTTGACCATGATCGGTGCTACAAGCAACCTCATTGATGGCAAGTATTTCTTGGGTGGAACCAACTTGGACCAGAGCAATGTCTTTGGTGATATCTATGCTTCTGGTACCAATGTATATCATAGCCGTCAGTTCCAGTTTGATGTAGGTCTTAATTTCGACCTTTCTTCTGTACTCAAGGGCTTGAGCTTCCACACCATGGTGGCTATCGACTATGCTACGCTCTACACCACATCATTTAATAATACTTACGCTACATTCCAGCCAACATGGGCTAACTATAATGGCAAGGATGTTATCGTAGGTCTTAACAACAATGGTACAGTGGATAAAAAGTCGGGTGTGCAGAACATCTCTGGCTCTGCCGATAATCAGACTATCGCTTTCAATGCTCACTTCGATTACGACCGCACCTTCAATGATGTGCACAATGTAAGTGCTATGTTGGTGGCTAATGGTTATCAGCAGACTAAGTCGGGTGAGTATCATAAGACCAGCAATGCCAACATGGGCTTGCAGCTCTCTTACAACTACGACCATAAGTACTATGCCGACTTTGCGTTGGCTACACCATGGTCAGCCAAGTTGCCTTCTGCCAAGCGTTTGGGCTTGTCTCCATCCGCTACATTGGGTTGGCGCTTGTCTAAGGAGAAGTTCATGGAGAATTCTTTCTTCGATGACTTGACACTCAGCGCAAGCTACACCGATATGAAGACCGACCTGGGTATTGATAATTACTACATGTACTTGGGCACCTATCAGAATGGTGGCTGGTGGGACTGGAATGGTGGTTCTGGCCATCCAGCAGTTCAGGCTAAGCGAGGTGGAAATGATGACTTCAACTACTTGCATCGCAAGGAATTCTCGGTCAATCTGCATGCAGAGGTGCTCGATAAGTCTTTGAGTTTTGATGCATCTTACTTCCTCTCTAAACTGACCAATGGTATCATCCAGGCTCGCAATCAGATGCCAAGCTATTTGTTTAGCTATTATCCAGAGTCTTCATTCGTACCATATATGAACTACAATGAGGATAAGCGTACAGGTTTTGACTTGGGTGTGAACTACAAGAAGCAGATTGGCGAGTTTGGTGTTGGTGTCGGTGCTAACTTGACTTACTACACCACCAAGGCAACCAAGCGTGATGACTCACAGTATGCTGATGCTTATCAGTATCGTCAGGGACAACCTCTGGATGCCATCTGGGGTTATGAGTGCGAAGGCTTCTTCAAGGATGATGACGATATCGCAAATTCTCCTAAGCAGATTATCGGTGGTACCATCCGTCCTGGTGACTTGAAGTACAAGGACCAGAATGGTGATAACGTTATCGATAGCAAGGACCAAGTTTACTTGGGCAAGGGAGGCTGGTATGGTACTCCTACCACACTCGGTATCAACGTAACATTGAAGTACAAGAACTTCACGCTCTTCTTGCTCGGTACAGGCAACTTCGGTGCCAAGGCAGTGAAGAACTCTACCTACTACTGGGTGGGCGGTGACGCTAAGTACACAGCAGAAATGCGTGGCAGATGGACTCCAGAGACAGCAGCTACTGCTACCTATCCACGTCTGACAACAGAGGCTGGTACAAACAACTACCAGACATCAGACTTCTGGATGTACTCTACAGACCGCTTCGACCTGCAGAAGGTACAGCTTACATACGACTTCCCTAAGTCAATGTTCATGAAGAGCTTCGTTCGTGGTCTCCAACTCTTTGTAAATGGTAACAGCTTGCTGACCATCGCCAAGGAGCGCAAGATACTGGAGATGAATGTTAACAATTCAGGTGCAGCACCTTTGAATCGCTTCTATAGCATCGGTGCTAAGGTATCATTCTAA
- a CDS encoding RagB/SusD family nutrient uptake outer membrane protein, translated as MKLSRLLLISAVAISLTSCDDLFEPALENNQDISQMYKDPQFARGILDNAYLALPYSTTPSTDVATDDAVTNDNSGDLFNYRKMATGSWAANMNPVSQWDGRYHAIQYCNLMLENCDKVEWSYSSKVLNKMYADNYKGNAYALRGLHLFYLLRAHAGMVDGQLMGVPLHLASETSSSDFNLPRNTFKECIDQIISDFDEALKYLPEQYGDVDEDKVPAKYAQEGASNAEYNRAFGSIHRGKIDGRIISAFKAQVAIMAASPAYASAGTFTYEDAAKLAADCLNKFGGLTACDPDGWKWFNNKSVIDKLGATTDNPKEIIWRGAIDENNSLEGDNYPPSLYGKGRINPTQNLVDAFPMANGYPISDANSEYNANDPFANRDPRLKAYILVNGDKMGSTDGVVNSAADSKTTDGLNKENGKSTKTGYYLRKLLRSDINLNPNSTTKQKHLNARIRSTEILLDYAEAANEAQGPKANVGGANYSAYDVIKAIRERAGIGEFGEDPYLEECAQSKEKMRELIRNERRLELCFENHRFWDLRRWKANLNEAAKGINITTDEATGAFVYKTFDAEERKYDDYMFYGPIPYSEILKYSNLKQNEGWK; from the coding sequence ATGAAATTATCAAGATTATTATTGATAAGTGCAGTCGCAATCTCACTCACATCTTGTGATGACTTGTTTGAACCTGCCTTGGAAAATAACCAAGATATCAGCCAGATGTACAAGGATCCACAGTTTGCTCGTGGCATTCTTGACAATGCTTACTTGGCTTTGCCATATAGCACTACTCCATCTACCGATGTGGCTACCGATGATGCTGTCACCAACGACAACTCTGGCGACCTCTTCAATTACAGAAAGATGGCTACAGGTTCTTGGGCTGCAAATATGAACCCTGTATCACAGTGGGATGGTCGTTATCACGCCATCCAGTACTGTAACTTGATGTTGGAGAACTGTGATAAGGTGGAGTGGTCTTACTCTAGTAAGGTGCTCAATAAGATGTATGCCGACAACTATAAGGGCAATGCCTATGCACTGCGTGGCTTGCACCTCTTCTACCTGCTCCGTGCACATGCCGGAATGGTAGATGGACAGTTGATGGGTGTGCCTCTCCATCTCGCATCAGAGACTTCTTCATCTGATTTCAATCTGCCTCGTAATACCTTCAAGGAGTGCATCGACCAGATTATTTCCGACTTTGACGAGGCTTTGAAGTATCTCCCAGAGCAGTATGGTGATGTGGATGAGGACAAGGTTCCTGCCAAGTATGCACAGGAAGGTGCTTCTAATGCAGAGTATAACCGTGCCTTTGGTTCTATCCATCGTGGTAAGATTGATGGCAGAATCATCTCTGCCTTCAAGGCTCAGGTTGCCATCATGGCTGCTTCTCCAGCCTACGCTTCTGCTGGGACTTTCACATACGAGGATGCAGCCAAGCTTGCTGCTGACTGTTTGAATAAGTTTGGTGGCTTGACAGCTTGTGACCCTGATGGATGGAAGTGGTTCAACAATAAGAGCGTAATCGATAAGTTGGGTGCTACTACAGATAATCCTAAGGAGATTATTTGGCGTGGTGCCATTGACGAGAACAACTCATTGGAAGGCGACAACTATCCTCCTTCTCTCTATGGTAAGGGTCGTATCAACCCAACCCAGAACTTAGTGGATGCTTTCCCTATGGCTAATGGTTATCCTATCTCTGATGCCAACTCTGAGTATAATGCCAATGATCCATTCGCCAACCGTGACCCTCGTTTGAAGGCTTACATCCTGGTAAATGGCGATAAGATGGGGTCTACTGATGGTGTGGTTAACTCAGCAGCTGACTCTAAGACCACTGATGGTCTGAACAAGGAGAATGGTAAGTCAACCAAGACGGGTTACTATCTCCGTAAGTTGCTCCGCTCAGACATCAACCTCAACCCTAACTCAACCACCAAGCAGAAGCACTTGAACGCTCGCATTCGTTCTACCGAGATTTTGCTTGACTATGCAGAGGCTGCCAATGAGGCTCAGGGACCAAAGGCTAATGTAGGTGGAGCCAACTATTCTGCTTACGATGTCATCAAGGCTATCCGTGAGCGTGCAGGCATTGGTGAGTTTGGTGAAGACCCATACTTGGAAGAGTGCGCACAGAGCAAGGAGAAAATGCGTGAGTTGATTCGCAATGAGCGTCGCCTGGAACTCTGCTTCGAGAATCATCGTTTCTGGGACTTGCGTCGCTGGAAGGCTAATCTCAATGAGGCTGCCAAGGGTATCAACATCACAACAGACGAGGCAACTGGTGCTTTCGTCTATAAGACCTTCGATGCAGAGGAGCGTAAGTATGATGACTATATGTTCTATGGTCCTATTCCTTACTCTGAGATTTTGAAGTATAGCAATCTCAAGCAGAACGAGGGATGGAAATAA
- a CDS encoding DUF5627 domain-containing protein, whose translation MKRYIKMVAVLLGLMASFTACENGDQSFDDYEGGTTAYFAYQSPVRTIVLGDDEYDTTLDKAHKCKILATFGGSYNGRKAAVNVAVDNSLCDHLTFADGTPVKAMPAEYYQLATTTFNFNGGMWGGTEVQLTDAFFNDPEAVKNTYVIPLVMQNQTGFDRIATGTLKEGREGSRTNASVWEKAPLDYVMYCVKFQNKYSGWWLTNHNTSTDNIEKASQVQITTRSLNSSVYSVEFQEGDKILKADLLLTFDANEKCTITSLTDGVTATGSGSWADDALLSWNNKNRDLMELNAEITFAGGVKKNLNEKLVWWRSGVTKEEFSFTYNN comes from the coding sequence ATGAAACGTTATATCAAAATGGTAGCTGTCCTCTTGGGACTGATGGCTTCTTTCACCGCATGTGAGAATGGAGACCAGTCTTTCGATGATTACGAGGGCGGAACTACAGCTTACTTTGCTTATCAGTCACCAGTAAGAACTATCGTGCTGGGTGATGATGAGTACGATACAACATTGGACAAGGCGCACAAGTGCAAAATCTTGGCTACCTTCGGAGGCTCATACAATGGCAGAAAAGCTGCGGTTAATGTTGCCGTTGACAACAGCTTGTGTGATCACTTGACATTTGCCGATGGAACTCCTGTGAAGGCTATGCCTGCTGAGTATTATCAGCTCGCAACCACTACTTTCAATTTCAATGGTGGTATGTGGGGCGGTACAGAGGTACAGCTTACAGATGCTTTCTTCAATGATCCTGAAGCTGTCAAGAATACATACGTGATTCCTTTGGTCATGCAGAATCAGACAGGTTTCGATAGAATCGCTACCGGTACTTTGAAGGAGGGAAGAGAAGGCTCTCGTACCAATGCTTCTGTTTGGGAGAAAGCTCCTCTGGATTATGTGATGTATTGTGTGAAGTTCCAGAACAAGTATAGTGGCTGGTGGTTGACCAATCATAATACAAGCACTGACAACATCGAGAAGGCTTCACAAGTTCAGATTACCACTCGCAGCTTGAACAGCTCTGTTTATTCTGTAGAGTTCCAGGAAGGTGACAAAATCTTGAAGGCTGACCTCTTGCTTACATTCGATGCCAATGAGAAGTGTACCATCACTTCATTGACAGATGGTGTTACTGCTACGGGTTCTGGTTCATGGGCTGACGATGCTTTGTTGTCTTGGAACAACAAGAATCGTGACTTGATGGAGCTGAATGCTGAGATTACTTTCGCCGGTGGCGTAAAGAAGAATCTCAACGAGAAACTCGTTTGGTGGCGTAGTGGAGTAACCAAGGAGGAATTCTCATTTACCTATAATAATTAA
- a CDS encoding endo-1,4-beta-xylanase produces the protein MKKQIIVSAFGAMLLASCADHFDQNFETVRPDKLAEYGYLEKYDALKDYIADKPNFHLGIGTTVDEYNKQELVYALTNSNFNETVAGNAMKMASCVADDGSMDFEKVSTYVNNATDAGLSVYGHTLAWHSQQPLKYLNGLIADRPAPEVPGGDNKYIRYTTAAAGANLWDNQANFKLSEPLEKGASYTLTMKVKASADCDLAFWPIWNASPNKNQWGGSNDVQYCEAQKATTEWATLTWKFDALFTHDMLQFCFGKLGGTIDFDDIKLVKDGSDANLVANGDFATDDISAWGNNWQGPAYAIKQGSGASAGGNFCIKYTTTKDGANLWDHQATYKLAKPLVQGAKYVLTMKVKSTSKTKFAFWPIWNASPNKNQWGGSNDVQYCEDKEISTKWTTLTWEFEAQFTHDLLQFCFGNLKDGESVSMDDITLVKEGTEDNLVENGDFAQNATAGWGSNWQGPTFKCEKIGSGIPLTDKEKKEVLTTALDKWIAGMMEATEGKVKAWDVVNEALSGADKDGDGKYDLQSATRGTALEADIPNSFYWQDYLGDLDYVRTAVASARKHFEENGGNPEELKLFINDYNLESDWDNNGKLKSLIQWIKDWEADGVTKIDGIGSQMHISCYGNPQTQESKKNAIVNMLKLMAESGKLVRISELDMAYVDETGKSVNTNDMTEEQHKQMRELYEFVIKKYFEIIPEAQQWGICQWCPTDSPANSGWRAGAPTGLWDKDYYRKHTYGGFAAGLGAPEYWNDAK, from the coding sequence ATGAAAAAACAAATCATAGTATCTGCATTTGGGGCCATGCTTTTGGCCTCATGTGCAGACCACTTCGACCAGAACTTCGAGACTGTGCGTCCTGACAAGTTGGCTGAATATGGCTATTTGGAAAAGTATGATGCTCTCAAGGATTACATTGCTGACAAGCCAAACTTCCATCTCGGTATTGGAACTACGGTTGATGAGTATAACAAACAAGAGTTAGTATATGCTTTGACCAATAGCAACTTCAATGAGACCGTGGCAGGTAATGCCATGAAGATGGCTTCTTGTGTGGCTGATGATGGAAGCATGGATTTCGAAAAAGTCAGCACATACGTGAATAATGCCACTGATGCAGGTCTCTCCGTGTATGGACATACTTTGGCATGGCATTCACAGCAGCCTTTGAAGTATCTGAATGGTTTGATCGCAGATAGACCTGCTCCAGAGGTTCCTGGTGGTGATAACAAGTATATTCGCTACACAACGGCAGCAGCTGGAGCCAATTTGTGGGATAACCAAGCCAACTTTAAACTTTCTGAACCATTGGAAAAGGGAGCTAGTTATACGCTTACTATGAAAGTGAAGGCTTCTGCTGATTGCGACCTCGCATTCTGGCCTATTTGGAATGCTAGTCCTAACAAGAACCAGTGGGGTGGTAGTAATGACGTTCAGTATTGCGAGGCTCAAAAAGCTACTACTGAATGGGCTACTCTTACTTGGAAGTTTGATGCTTTGTTTACTCATGATATGTTGCAGTTCTGCTTCGGTAAGTTGGGTGGCACCATTGACTTTGATGATATCAAACTTGTTAAGGATGGTTCTGATGCTAATTTGGTAGCCAACGGTGATTTCGCTACAGATGACATCTCTGCTTGGGGCAACAACTGGCAGGGTCCTGCTTATGCTATCAAGCAAGGTTCTGGAGCTAGTGCTGGAGGTAATTTCTGCATCAAGTATACTACTACTAAGGATGGTGCTAACCTTTGGGATCATCAGGCTACTTACAAACTGGCTAAGCCTTTGGTACAGGGTGCTAAGTATGTGCTAACCATGAAGGTGAAGTCTACTTCTAAGACCAAGTTTGCTTTCTGGCCTATCTGGAACGCCAGCCCTAACAAGAACCAGTGGGGTGGCAGTAATGATGTCCAGTATTGTGAGGACAAAGAAATCTCTACCAAATGGACTACTCTTACATGGGAGTTTGAGGCTCAGTTTACTCATGATCTGTTGCAGTTCTGCTTCGGTAACTTGAAAGATGGCGAGAGCGTAAGCATGGATGATATTACTCTCGTTAAAGAAGGCACTGAGGACAATCTTGTAGAAAATGGTGACTTCGCCCAGAATGCAACCGCAGGTTGGGGCAGCAACTGGCAGGGTCCTACCTTCAAGTGTGAGAAGATTGGTAGTGGCATTCCTTTGACAGACAAGGAAAAGAAGGAAGTTCTGACTACTGCCTTGGACAAGTGGATTGCTGGTATGATGGAGGCAACAGAAGGCAAGGTAAAGGCTTGGGATGTTGTCAACGAGGCTCTTTCTGGAGCGGACAAGGACGGTGACGGTAAGTATGACCTTCAGTCTGCAACTCGTGGTACAGCCCTAGAAGCTGATATTCCTAACAGCTTCTACTGGCAGGATTACCTAGGCGACCTCGACTATGTTCGCACAGCAGTAGCTTCTGCTCGCAAGCATTTTGAGGAAAATGGTGGCAACCCAGAGGAACTCAAACTCTTCATCAATGATTACAATTTGGAGAGCGATTGGGACAACAATGGCAAGCTCAAGAGCTTGATTCAGTGGATCAAGGATTGGGAGGCTGATGGTGTTACCAAGATTGATGGTATCGGTAGCCAGATGCACATCTCTTGCTATGGTAATCCTCAGACTCAGGAGTCAAAGAAGAATGCTATTGTCAACATGTTGAAGTTGATGGCTGAGTCTGGCAAGTTGGTTCGTATCTCTGAGTTGGATATGGCATACGTTGATGAAACTGGCAAGAGTGTAAACACCAACGATATGACTGAGGAGCAGCACAAGCAGATGCGTGAGCTTTATGAGTTCGTCATCAAGAAGTACTTCGAAATCATCCCTGAGGCTCAGCAGTGGGGTATCTGTCAGTGGTGTCCTACTGACTCTCCTGCT